A window of Gasterosteus aculeatus chromosome 9, fGasAcu3.hap1.1, whole genome shotgun sequence contains these coding sequences:
- the g3bp2a gene encoding ras GTPase-activating protein-binding protein 2 isoform X2, translating into MVMEKPSPLLVGREFVRQYYTLLNKAPDFLHRFYGRNSSYVHGGLDPTGKLAEAVYGQAEIHKKVMSLQFSECHTKIRHVDAHATLSDGVVVQVLGELSNNGQPMRKFMQTFVLAPEGSVANKFYVHNDIFRYEDEVFGDSEAELDEESEEEVEEEQEERQPSPEPLQESPNSTTYYDSHPVSNGVEEPMEEPAPEPEPEPEPEPKVEEIKPDVDEKVQEEIEEKAPSPAPVESPPNTQEPPKTFSWASVTSKNLPPSGTVPSSGMPPHVVKAPSSQARIDGKTETQTAPLRSRDQRTRDRPTFTQRGPRPDGVASLESQTGKPHLSFVNKGGRDVEPGEMDNRRIVRYPDSHQLFVGNLPHDIDESELKDFFMTYGTVVELRINTKGVGGKLPNFGFVVFDDSDPVQRILGAKPIMFRGEVRLNVEEKKTRAVRERETRGGDDRRDMRRNERGPGGPRPAVGSGMMRDGRGPPPRGGMAPKPGMGSGRGSGGQGEGRFTNQRR; encoded by the exons ATGGTGATGGAGAAGCCGAGTCCCCTGCTTGTAGGGCGGGAGTTTGTGAGGCAGTATTACACACTCTTAAACAAGGCACCAGATTTCCTACACAG GTTTTATGGGAGGAATTCTTCCTATGTTCATGGAGGACTTGACCCAACCGGGAAGCTGGCAGAAGCGGTGTACGGGCAAGCG GAAATCCACAAGAAGGTCATGTCCCTGCAGTTCAGTGAGTGCCACACAAAGATCAGGCATGTCGATGCCCATGCCACACTGAGTGATGGAGTAGTGGTGCAAGTCCTGGGAGAACTTTCAAACAATGGTCAGCCCATGAGGAAGTTTATGCAAACATTTGTGCTTGCGCCAGAA GGTTCGGTGGCGAATAAGTTCTACGTCCACAATGACATTTTCCGTTATGAAGATGAGGTTTTTGGAGACTCTGAAGCTGAGCTTGATGAAG AATCAGAGGAGGAAGTTGAagaggagcaagaggagaggCAACCATCCCCTGAGCCACTTCAAGAAAGCCCCAACAGCACCACTTATTATGATTCTCATCCTGTCTC TAATGGAGTAGAAGAGCCAATGGAGGAGCCAGCTCCGGAGCCTGAGCCAGAGCCTGAACCAGAGCCCAAAGTAGAGGAGATAAAGCCTGATGTAGATGAGAAGGTTCAGGAAGAGATTGAGGAGAAAGCTCCATCACCGGCCCCTGTGGAATCCCCACCAAACACCCAGGAGCCTCCCAAG ACTTTCTCGTGGGCTTCTGTGACCAGTAAAAACCTGCCTCCCAGCGGCACAGTCCCCTCCTCTGGAATGCCACCCCATGTTGTTAAAGCTCCAAGCTCACAG GCCAGAATAGACGGCAAGACGGAGACACAGACAGCACCTCTTCGGTCCAGAGACCAGCGCACACGCGACAGACCGACCTTTACTCAGCGGGGTCCCAGGCCTG ATGGTGTTGCGTCTTTGGAGTCACAAACAGGGAAACCACACTTGAGTTTTGTTAACAAAG GTGGCCGAGATGTTGAACCCGGCGAGATGGACAACAGGCGGATTGTCCGATACCCAGACAGTCACCAGCTTTTTGTTGGCAACCTCCCACATGACATTGATGAGAGCGAGCTCAAAGACTTCTTCATGA CATATGGAACTGTTGTGGAGCTGCGGATCAACACCAAGGGCGTTGGTGGGAAGCTTCCTAACTTTGGATTTGTGGTCTTTGACGACTCCGACCCGGTGCAAAGAATCCTGGGGGCGAAG CCGATCATGTTCCGAGGCGAGGTGCGCCTGaatgtggaggagaagaagacgagGGCGGTGCGCGAGCGAGAGACCCGGGGAGGAGACGACCGCCGGGACATGAGGCGCAACGAGCGAGGCCCCGGAGGCCCCAGACCCGCCGTGGGAAGTGGAATGATGCGGGACGGCAGGGGACCACCACCTCGAGGCGGCATGGCCCCCAAACCTGGCATGGGCTCCGGAAGAGGCTCCGGTGGCCAGGGAGAGGGTCGCTTCACAAACCAGCGCCGCTGA
- the g3bp2a gene encoding ras GTPase-activating protein-binding protein 2 isoform X1, whose protein sequence is MVMEKPSPLLVGREFVRQYYTLLNKAPDFLHRFYGRNSSYVHGGLDPTGKLAEAVYGQAEIHKKVMSLQFSECHTKIRHVDAHATLSDGVVVQVLGELSNNGQPMRKFMQTFVLAPEGSVANKFYVHNDIFRYEDEVFGDSEAELDEESEEEVEEEQEERQPSPEPLQESPNSTTYYDSHPVSNGVEEPMEEPAPEPEPEPEPEPKVEEIKPDVDEKVQEEIEEKAPSPAPVESPPNTQEPPKTFSWASVTSKNLPPSGTVPSSGMPPHVVKAPSSQARIDGKTETQTAPLRSRDQRTRDRPTFTQRGPRPDGVASLESQTGKPHLSFVNKGGRDVEPGEMDNRRIVRYPDSHQLFVGNLPHDIDESELKDFFMTYGTVVELRINTKGVGGKLPNFGFVVFDDSDPVQRILGAKVEGPIMFRGEVRLNVEEKKTRAVRERETRGGDDRRDMRRNERGPGGPRPAVGSGMMRDGRGPPPRGGMAPKPGMGSGRGSGGQGEGRFTNQRR, encoded by the exons ATGGTGATGGAGAAGCCGAGTCCCCTGCTTGTAGGGCGGGAGTTTGTGAGGCAGTATTACACACTCTTAAACAAGGCACCAGATTTCCTACACAG GTTTTATGGGAGGAATTCTTCCTATGTTCATGGAGGACTTGACCCAACCGGGAAGCTGGCAGAAGCGGTGTACGGGCAAGCG GAAATCCACAAGAAGGTCATGTCCCTGCAGTTCAGTGAGTGCCACACAAAGATCAGGCATGTCGATGCCCATGCCACACTGAGTGATGGAGTAGTGGTGCAAGTCCTGGGAGAACTTTCAAACAATGGTCAGCCCATGAGGAAGTTTATGCAAACATTTGTGCTTGCGCCAGAA GGTTCGGTGGCGAATAAGTTCTACGTCCACAATGACATTTTCCGTTATGAAGATGAGGTTTTTGGAGACTCTGAAGCTGAGCTTGATGAAG AATCAGAGGAGGAAGTTGAagaggagcaagaggagaggCAACCATCCCCTGAGCCACTTCAAGAAAGCCCCAACAGCACCACTTATTATGATTCTCATCCTGTCTC TAATGGAGTAGAAGAGCCAATGGAGGAGCCAGCTCCGGAGCCTGAGCCAGAGCCTGAACCAGAGCCCAAAGTAGAGGAGATAAAGCCTGATGTAGATGAGAAGGTTCAGGAAGAGATTGAGGAGAAAGCTCCATCACCGGCCCCTGTGGAATCCCCACCAAACACCCAGGAGCCTCCCAAG ACTTTCTCGTGGGCTTCTGTGACCAGTAAAAACCTGCCTCCCAGCGGCACAGTCCCCTCCTCTGGAATGCCACCCCATGTTGTTAAAGCTCCAAGCTCACAG GCCAGAATAGACGGCAAGACGGAGACACAGACAGCACCTCTTCGGTCCAGAGACCAGCGCACACGCGACAGACCGACCTTTACTCAGCGGGGTCCCAGGCCTG ATGGTGTTGCGTCTTTGGAGTCACAAACAGGGAAACCACACTTGAGTTTTGTTAACAAAG GTGGCCGAGATGTTGAACCCGGCGAGATGGACAACAGGCGGATTGTCCGATACCCAGACAGTCACCAGCTTTTTGTTGGCAACCTCCCACATGACATTGATGAGAGCGAGCTCAAAGACTTCTTCATGA CATATGGAACTGTTGTGGAGCTGCGGATCAACACCAAGGGCGTTGGTGGGAAGCTTCCTAACTTTGGATTTGTGGTCTTTGACGACTCCGACCCGGTGCAAAGAATCCTGGGGGCGAAGGTAGAAGGG CCGATCATGTTCCGAGGCGAGGTGCGCCTGaatgtggaggagaagaagacgagGGCGGTGCGCGAGCGAGAGACCCGGGGAGGAGACGACCGCCGGGACATGAGGCGCAACGAGCGAGGCCCCGGAGGCCCCAGACCCGCCGTGGGAAGTGGAATGATGCGGGACGGCAGGGGACCACCACCTCGAGGCGGCATGGCCCCCAAACCTGGCATGGGCTCCGGAAGAGGCTCCGGTGGCCAGGGAGAGGGTCGCTTCACAAACCAGCGCCGCTGA